A single region of the Raphanus sativus cultivar WK10039 chromosome 1, ASM80110v3, whole genome shotgun sequence genome encodes:
- the LOC108816328 gene encoding protein PHYTOCHROME KINASE SUBSTRATE 2, translating to MVLIRSSSSSTPNTSFDFMMSNSSNTLHGPFSSSSTSFSYLTSKEDALTQKNLVSDMNTDTNPEEHQDVVGLSKKASGDIEIGVFGAEKYFNGDMDSDHSSSLVSPSIERIFKQTSKTSSETPSLRSESSWNSQSLLLQNKLENNKKKKSHINSSSCNSYLQEKDVSSNQKVSSNNKKSFLVNLGCKGVCSNWNAVDVVVADEKRRASGLKKIKTQLSFSGDLTSEMKLHKQQQQQATLEQRKSLEIFGSPLIEKRIISKNVPWEYSTSAKHEEEVEEEDGSVSDLSSDLFEIESVTGKTKPYLARQESSDAESPDCYAPSEVSIAWSVVTASVADYSVMSECATSPVKNRSFQIPRIPITAKSNRENEPQRQKPRSGGGLLLGCKSHKAVRVSGDSYTNVNRTPSYVPRFPLEANPTSIETRRKVSSSSVSRTQSPFLYI from the coding sequence ATGGTACTTATAaggtcatcttcttcttcaacaccAAACACATCTTTTGATTTCATGATGAGCAATAGTAGTAACACTCTCCATGGtcctttctcttcctcttctactTCTTTCTCTTACTTGACAAGCAAGGAAGATGCTCTCACGCAGAAGAACCTCGTAAGCGATATGAACACTGACACCAATCCGGAAGAGCATCAAGATGTTGTAGGACTTAGCAAGAAAGCTTCTGGAGATATAGAGATCGGTGTGTTTGGAGCTGAGAAGTACTTCAATGGAGATATGGATTCCGACCACAGTTCTTCACTTGTGTCTCCTTCAATCGAGAGAATCTTCAAGCAGACCTCGAAGACTTCCTCTGAAACTCCGAGTCTTCGGTCTGAATCAAGCTGGAATAGCCAGAGCTTGTTGCTTCAGAACAAATTGGAGaacaataagaagaagaagagccacATCAACAGCTCTAGCTGCAACAGTTACTTGCAGGAGAAGGATGTTAGTAGCAACCAAAAGGTGAGTAGCAACAACAAGAAGAGCTTTCTCGTGAATCTTGGCTGCAAAGGCGTTTGCTCTAACTGGAATGCAGTGGATGTCGTCGTCGCAGACGAGAAGAGAAGAGCCTCTGGTCTGAAGAAGATCAAGACGCAGTTGAGTTTCTCTGGAGATCTTACCTCGGAGATGAAGCTTCAtaagcagcaacaacaacaagcaaCGTTAGAGCAGAGGAAGTCTCTGGAGATATTTGGATCTCCTCTTATTGAGAAGAGAATCATTTCCAAGAACGTTCCATGGGAATACTCAACCTCTGCAAAGCATGAGGAAGAAGTAGAAGAGGAAGATGGGAGTGTGAGCGATTTAAGTTCAGATCTATTTGAGATTGAGAGTGTAACAGGGAAGACAAAACCATATCTTGCAAGGCAAGAAAGCAGCGATGCAGAGTCACCGGATTGTTATGCGCCAAGTGAGGTAAGCATAGCTTGGAGTGTAGTGACAGCTAGTGTTGCGGATTACTCTGTTATGTCTGAATGTGCTACGAGTCCTGTCAAGAACCGGTCTTTCCAGATCCCTCGAATCCCTATAACCGCCAAATCAAACCGAGAAAACGAGCCTCAGAGACAGAAACCGAGAAGTGGTGGTGGTTTATTGTTGGGCTGCAAGAGTCACAAAGCTGTCAGAGTGTCAGGTGATTCGTACACAAACGTGAACAGAACACCGAGTTATGTTCCAAGGTTCCCTCTAGAAGCTAATCCAACAAGTATCGAGACAAGGAGGAAAGTAAGCAGCAGTTCCGTTTCCCGCACGCAATCTCCTTTTCTGTATATTTAA
- the LOC108823585 gene encoding sphinganine C4-monooxygenase 2, which yields MMMMGFEISDEFLGTFVPIVVYWVYSGMYICLGSLERYRLHSKVDEDEKNLVTKSAVVKGVLLQQALQAIISVILFKITGSDDADASTTQQFSLLLLARQFIIAMLVIDTWQYFIHRYMHINKFLYKHIHSQHHRLIVPYSYGALYNHPLEGLLLDTVGGALSFLFSGMSPRTAIFFFSFATIKTVDDHCGLWLPGNPFHIFFTNNSAYHDVHHQLYGTKYNFSQPFFVVWDRILGTYLPYSLDKRATGGFETRPIKVSKDE from the exons ATGATGATGATGGGTTTCGAGATCTCCGATGAGTTTCTGGGAACGTTCGTGCCGATTGTGGTGTATTGGGTGTATTCAGGGATGTACATTTGCTTAGGATCTTTGGAGAGGTATCGATTGCATTCCAAGGTGGACGAGGACGAGAAGAATCTCGTCACCAAATCCGCCGTCGTCAAGGGCGTTCTCCTTCAGCAGGCTCTCCAGGCCATCATCTCCGTTATCCTCTtcaag atAACAGGAAGTGATGATGCAGATGCGTCTACGACGCAGCAATTCTCCCTTCTACTCCTCGCTAGGCAGTTCATCATCGCCATGCTCGTTATCGACACTTGGCAATACTTCATCCATCGCTACATGCACATCAACAAGTTCTTATACAAGCACATCCACTCTCAGCACCATCGCCTCATCGTTCCCTATTCATACGGAGCTTTATACAACCATCCACTAGAAGGCCTTCTCTTGGACACCGTTGGTGGTGCTTTGTCTTTCCTCTTCTCCGGTATGTCCCCAAGAACCGCcatctttttcttctccttcgCCACCATCAAGACGGTTGACGATCACTGTGGACTCTGGCTCCCCGGAAACCCCTTTCACATCTTCTTCACTAACAACTCTGCTTACCATGATGTTCATCATCAGCTCTATGGAACCAAATACAATTTCTCCCAGCCCTTCTTTGTGGTGTGGGATAGGATTCTCGGTACTTACTTGCCTTATTCGCTTGACAAGAGAGCCACTGGAGGGTTTGAGACACGGCCAATCAAAGTATCCAAAGATGAgtaa